Within the Gloeobacter kilaueensis JS1 genome, the region TGATGCCGCCGATGTGGCCGCTGCGTTCGAGGATCGTTGAAGCGATACCCAGACGATCCAATTCGAAGGCTGCACTCAAACCGGCTGGTCCTGCCCCGATGACGACGACGTGTCTGTCTGCCATCAGACGCGGGTAAGCAGGGGCGACTGGACTTTCAAAAATTCGGTATTGACCCCCGACTCGCGGATCAAAGCGATCTTGCCGGTGCGGGCGATCTCTTTGATGCCAAATTTGGTGAGCATCTGGATAATCGCGACCATCTTGCCCGGATCGCCTGTCACCTCGACGGTGACCGACTCCTCGGCCACATCGACGATCCGGGCGCGAAAGACGGTGGCAAGCTCGATGATCTCGCTGCGGGTGACGGTGGTGGCGCTCACTTTGATGAGCATCAACTCGCGCTCGACGCAGGGAACGGTCGTGATGTCCTGCACTTTGAGGACGCTCACCAGTTTGTGCAACTGCTTGGTCACCTGCTCGACCGCCTGCGCGTCGCCACCCACCACCATCGTG harbors:
- the ilvN gene encoding acetolactate synthase small subunit is translated as MKHTLSVLVQDESGALARITGMFARRSFNIESLAVGSAEQMGTTRITMVVGGDAQAVEQVTKQLHKLVSVLKVQDITTVPCVERELMLIKVSATTVTRSEIIELATVFRARIVDVAEESVTVEVTGDPGKMVAIIQMLTKFGIKEIARTGKIALIRESGVNTEFLKVQSPLLTRV